One stretch of Paenibacillus sp. AN1007 DNA includes these proteins:
- a CDS encoding ABC transporter ATP-binding protein, producing the protein MAEKQYESVLSVQHLKKKIGRKWIIKDVTFDVKPGEIFGFLGPNGAGKTTTIRMLVDLIKPTEGKISVCGYDVNRDPERALKYVGSIVENPEVYTYLTGWENLEHFARMQPGVDHERIQEVVNIVRLDQRIHDKVRTYSLGMRQRLGIAQALLGRPRLLILDEPTNGLDPKGIKELREFIKQLASEGMAVFVSSHLLSEIQLLCDRVAIISAGRVLAVGGVNELIEDHSKVAIWHLTPFDAGRQILIDRGISLVSRPGDVMDDTIVAGLGANAVVAEMHEELIPELVQQMVEAGIQIEGVQRIQPTLEQLFLKMTEGESIE; encoded by the coding sequence ATGGCAGAGAAGCAGTATGAATCCGTTTTGTCCGTACAGCATTTGAAGAAGAAGATCGGGCGAAAATGGATTATTAAAGATGTCACTTTTGATGTTAAGCCGGGTGAAATATTCGGATTTCTGGGACCAAATGGAGCGGGGAAAACAACAACCATCCGTATGCTTGTGGATCTGATCAAACCTACAGAAGGGAAGATTTCGGTCTGTGGTTACGATGTGAACCGGGATCCGGAACGGGCGCTAAAATATGTCGGATCGATTGTAGAAAATCCCGAGGTTTATACATATTTGACCGGGTGGGAGAACTTGGAGCATTTTGCCCGCATGCAGCCAGGAGTAGATCATGAGCGTATTCAGGAAGTGGTCAACATCGTCCGTCTGGATCAACGTATTCATGATAAAGTCAGAACGTATTCCCTAGGTATGCGCCAGCGGCTCGGGATTGCTCAGGCACTGCTTGGACGACCGCGTCTGCTCATTCTGGATGAGCCAACGAACGGACTGGATCCTAAAGGGATTAAAGAACTGCGAGAGTTCATCAAGCAGCTTGCCAGTGAAGGTATGGCTGTGTTTGTCAGCAGTCACTTGTTAAGTGAGATCCAGCTTCTCTGCGACAGGGTTGCAATTATCAGTGCCGGCCGTGTACTTGCGGTTGGCGGTGTAAATGAATTGATTGAAGACCACTCCAAGGTCGCGATCTGGCACCTTACTCCGTTTGACGCAGGCCGTCAGATATTAATTGATAGGGGAATTTCGCTGGTCAGCCGCCCTGGTGATGTCATGGATGATACCATTGTTGCAGGGCTGGGTGCCAACGCTGTTGTTGCCGAGATGCATGAAGAATTGATTCCGGAGCTGGTACAGCAGATGGTTGAGGCAGGGATTCAAATCGAAGGCGTGCAGCGGATTCAGCCAACACTTGAGCAGTTATTCTTAAAAATGACAGAAGGTGAATCCATTGAGTAA
- a CDS encoding metalloregulator ArsR/SmtB family transcription factor gives MELPAFDRNQLKQFDEPAEFLKALSHPVRLCIVRGLMRKKKCNVSYMQECLDLPQSTVSQHLQKLRSAGIVATERNGLEVNYVLADPRVEQLVPILFGKDACEDE, from the coding sequence TTGGAGTTACCTGCGTTTGATCGGAACCAACTAAAACAGTTTGATGAACCAGCTGAGTTTCTTAAGGCGCTGTCCCATCCCGTGCGTTTATGTATCGTTCGTGGTCTGATGCGCAAAAAGAAATGTAACGTTTCATATATGCAGGAATGTTTGGATCTGCCGCAATCAACAGTGTCGCAGCATCTGCAGAAGCTTCGCAGTGCAGGCATTGTTGCCACCGAGCGTAATGGTCTTGAAGTTAATTATGTACTGGCTGATCCACGTGTAGAGCAGCTTGTCCCGATTTTATTTGGAAAGGATGCATGTGAAGATGAATAA
- a CDS encoding ABC transporter permease: MSNIMPLIRNETIKMVKKKRLYIIFIVLAVLVPMFTYAQMKSAQNNRDKFGGDWRLELQQAITDNQNSLGSDRVPEEFKKYRAVYIQQMQYYLENNINPKEPGGVTFTREFMNNAVGLFIPLLIMAIASDLVSGERTTGTIKMLLTRPVRRWKVLLSKLITLIMFVSIIVVSAYVICYGISGAVFGYKGFGIPVFTGFKVVGTDVDMSAVHAVSQWQYMLMQAGLIWFVSIIVAMLAFMVSVLVRSTAASIVIMMAALIAGTILTNMAASWETAKYLFMVNLELPNYLSGGLPPIEGMNLGFSLIVLSIWGAASLFVSFLVFTKRDILN, translated from the coding sequence TTGAGTAATATTATGCCGCTGATTCGTAATGAAACCATCAAGATGGTTAAGAAGAAACGTCTTTATATCATTTTTATCGTTCTGGCTGTACTTGTTCCGATGTTTACGTATGCACAGATGAAATCAGCTCAGAATAACCGGGACAAGTTCGGTGGTGATTGGAGGCTTGAACTGCAGCAGGCGATTACCGATAATCAGAACTCACTCGGCAGTGACCGGGTTCCTGAAGAATTTAAAAAGTACAGAGCCGTTTATATCCAGCAGATGCAGTACTACCTGGAAAATAATATAAATCCCAAAGAGCCGGGCGGGGTGACGTTTACGCGGGAGTTTATGAACAATGCCGTCGGATTATTTATCCCTCTTTTAATTATGGCGATTGCGTCCGATTTGGTATCCGGTGAACGTACGACAGGTACGATCAAAATGCTGCTGACACGCCCCGTGAGGCGGTGGAAAGTGCTTCTCAGCAAGCTGATCACGCTGATCATGTTTGTCTCCATCATCGTCGTTTCTGCTTATGTGATCTGTTATGGGATATCCGGAGCTGTTTTTGGTTACAAAGGATTCGGTATACCTGTTTTCACAGGATTCAAAGTGGTGGGTACCGATGTGGATATGTCTGCTGTGCATGCAGTAAGTCAATGGCAGTACATGCTGATGCAGGCAGGTTTGATCTGGTTTGTGAGCATAATCGTGGCTATGCTGGCATTTATGGTGTCGGTTCTTGTTCGCAGTACGGCTGCAAGTATCGTAATTATGATGGCAGCATTGATTGCCGGAACGATTCTTACCAACATGGCGGCTTCGTGGGAAACGGCAAAATATTTGTTTATGGTCAATCTCGAACTCCCTAACTATCTATCAGGCGGACTGCCGCCAATTGAAGGAATGAATCTCGGTTTTTCCCTTATTGTGCTTAGCATTTGGGGTGCTGCATCACTCTTTGTCTCATTCCTTGTCTTTACGAAACGGGATATCTTGAATTAA
- the parE gene encoding DNA topoisomerase IV subunit B, with amino-acid sequence MVEQIDMSAGSTGGGQGASGYDADDIQVLEGLVAVRKRPGMYIGSTSTSGLHHLVWEIVDNAVDEHLAKFCSKIDITLHKDGSITVQDNGRGIPTGIHKTGIPTPQVVFTILHAGGKFGGSGYKKSGGLHGVGASVTNALSEWLEVEIFRDGKIHRQRFEYWQDKKGVEHVGEPVTGLEVLGNTNRTGTKVTFKPDIRVFQHGIQLNYDTLAERLQEIAFLNSGLKIVLKDERSGNQDEFMYEGGASQFVEFLNENKDVLHDVIHFYADKDDIEVEVAIQYNAGYTETLASFVNSIPTRGGGTHETGFRAAYTRVMNDYARRTSMIKEKDKNLEGNDLREGMMAVISVKMSEVEFVGQTKDQLGSAAARSAVDSVVSENIQRFLEENPQVAQTLIRKAVQASKAREAARKARDEMRTGKKRSESSNLNGKLTPAQSKDFTRNELFIVEGDSAGGSAKQGRDSKIQAILPLKGKPLNPEKSKLADILKNEEYRAITAAIGAGIGTEFAVEDSNYSKIIIMTDADTDGAHIQVLLLTFFYRYMKPLIDAGKVYIAQPPLYKLTRKSGKMAAVRYAWTDEELANYMKEFGNNVELQRYKGLGEMNPDQLWETTMNPETRAMLKVEIVDAAKAERRVSTLMGDKVDPRKRWIVENVDFTEYEE; translated from the coding sequence ATGGTCGAGCAAATCGATATGTCAGCAGGTTCGACAGGCGGAGGACAGGGCGCCTCGGGCTACGACGCGGACGACATTCAAGTACTTGAAGGACTGGTAGCGGTTCGGAAACGGCCGGGGATGTACATCGGAAGCACCAGTACTTCAGGTCTACATCATTTGGTATGGGAAATCGTGGACAACGCTGTCGATGAGCACCTTGCCAAATTCTGCTCCAAAATCGATATCACACTGCATAAGGACGGTTCTATTACGGTTCAGGATAACGGAAGGGGAATTCCGACAGGTATACATAAAACAGGGATTCCTACTCCCCAGGTCGTGTTTACGATTTTGCACGCAGGCGGTAAGTTCGGTGGATCAGGATATAAAAAATCAGGCGGTCTGCACGGCGTAGGTGCTTCGGTCACCAACGCGTTGTCAGAGTGGCTTGAGGTCGAAATCTTCCGGGATGGCAAGATTCATCGGCAGCGTTTTGAATACTGGCAGGACAAAAAAGGTGTAGAACATGTAGGGGAACCTGTGACAGGCCTTGAAGTGTTAGGAAACACCAATCGTACCGGAACCAAAGTTACATTTAAACCGGATATTCGTGTATTCCAACATGGTATTCAGTTGAATTATGACACCCTGGCAGAACGTCTTCAAGAAATCGCTTTTTTGAACTCAGGTCTGAAAATTGTGCTGAAGGATGAACGTTCAGGGAATCAGGATGAGTTTATGTATGAGGGCGGAGCAAGTCAGTTTGTCGAATTTTTGAATGAAAACAAAGATGTACTGCATGATGTCATTCACTTTTACGCAGATAAGGATGATATCGAGGTTGAAGTGGCTATTCAATACAATGCAGGATATACGGAGACACTGGCTTCGTTTGTGAACTCGATTCCAACCCGCGGCGGGGGTACGCATGAGACCGGATTCAGGGCGGCTTACACCCGTGTAATGAACGATTACGCTCGCCGCACCAGTATGATCAAGGAAAAGGATAAAAATCTGGAAGGCAATGATCTGCGTGAAGGCATGATGGCTGTAATCAGCGTCAAAATGTCAGAGGTGGAATTTGTCGGTCAGACGAAAGACCAGCTCGGAAGTGCTGCTGCCCGCAGTGCAGTGGATTCAGTGGTTTCCGAGAACATTCAACGTTTTCTGGAAGAGAATCCTCAGGTTGCACAGACTTTGATTCGCAAAGCAGTGCAGGCGTCCAAAGCGAGAGAAGCAGCCCGCAAAGCCCGTGACGAAATGCGTACAGGGAAAAAACGCAGTGAAAGTTCGAACCTAAACGGCAAGCTGACGCCAGCACAGTCGAAGGATTTTACACGCAATGAGCTGTTTATTGTGGAAGGAGACTCGGCAGGCGGTTCGGCGAAGCAGGGTCGGGACTCCAAAATACAGGCAATTCTGCCGTTGAAGGGAAAACCGCTTAACCCGGAAAAATCAAAGCTGGCTGATATTCTCAAAAACGAAGAGTATCGTGCAATTACAGCAGCGATCGGAGCAGGGATTGGAACTGAATTTGCGGTAGAGGACAGCAATTATTCCAAAATTATCATCATGACGGATGCCGACACGGACGGGGCGCATATTCAAGTGCTGCTGCTTACTTTCTTTTACCGTTACATGAAACCGTTAATTGATGCAGGTAAAGTATATATTGCGCAGCCGCCTTTATATAAGCTGACACGTAAATCGGGCAAAATGGCAGCCGTAAGATATGCTTGGACTGATGAGGAACTCGCCAATTACATGAAAGAATTTGGCAATAATGTTGAGCTGCAGCGTTATAAAGGTCTAGGTGAGATGAACCCGGATCAGCTGTGGGAAACGACAATGAACCCGGAAACACGAGCTATGCTGAAAGTGGAGATTGTGGATGCAGCCAAAGCGGAGCGTCGTGTGTCAACACTGATGGGGGACAAGGTGGACCCTCGTAAACGCTGGATTGTAGAGAATGTCGACTTTACAGAGTACGAAGAATAG
- the gyrA gene encoding DNA gyrase subunit A gives MSLSEQFMPAFLEEVVGDRFGRYSKYIIQDRAIPDVRDGLKPVQRRILYAMYDSGNTPEKPYRKSAKTVGDVMGNYHPHGDSSIYEGMVRMAQPWKMGHMLVDGHGNWGSQDDDPAAAMRYTEARLSSIAMEMLRDIEKRTVLFKDNFDNTAKEPVVLPSRYPNLLVNGVSGISSGFATEIPPHNLRETIDACIAVMEKPSIELDEIMMFMKGPDFPTGGLIMGGDGILDAYRTGKGRIYIRSKTEIENMRGGKQQIVITEIPYQVVKSRLVTAMENIRLEKKVEGIAEVRDESGREGLRIVVELKKEADAQGILAYLLKKTDLQVTYNFNMVAIVNKAPQQLGLKAILEAYIAHQREVVTFRTKYELEKAEDRAHVLEGLVKALNILDEVIAAIKASKNRQDAQNNLIWMFGFTERQADSILTLQLYRLTNLEINALQKELNELMKKISQLRSILESDRKLVGVIRKELLEIKEKYGIERRSAIQGEVEELKVNLEVLVNAEDVFVTLSKEGYVKRSSMQSFTRSGGERSASGVKEGDYISQVLEVNTLENLLVFTQKGQYFLLPVHQVPEFKWKDPGTAIVNVIPLAKDDRITSVLAIKSFEEPDHSLVFVTRKGQVKRTELKEYITKRSSAVAACKVGKDDEVLSVHLSTGDKDIVLITKEAMAIRFREDEVNPMGRVSGGVRGIQLKDTDEVVSALWVEGDEGEVAVLSDIGYGKRSLLLDYALQSRGGKGVVTFEFKEGKRVKPNGSRIAGAFYCREQRKLTVMTKEGQAHVISSESVPITERKHIGKLLVPVDKQDEITELIPDFNENQLQNSV, from the coding sequence ATGAGTCTATCAGAACAATTTATGCCGGCCTTTCTTGAAGAGGTCGTGGGTGACCGTTTCGGTCGCTACTCCAAATACATTATTCAAGACCGGGCCATTCCCGATGTGCGGGATGGATTGAAGCCCGTACAGCGGCGTATTTTATACGCTATGTACGACTCAGGCAATACACCTGAGAAGCCATACCGTAAGTCTGCCAAAACGGTAGGGGACGTTATGGGTAACTATCACCCTCACGGTGATTCCTCCATCTATGAAGGCATGGTGCGGATGGCACAGCCGTGGAAAATGGGTCATATGCTGGTAGATGGTCACGGGAACTGGGGCTCTCAGGACGATGATCCAGCTGCGGCGATGCGGTATACTGAGGCTCGCTTGTCATCCATTGCGATGGAGATGCTTCGCGACATTGAGAAACGCACGGTGCTGTTTAAGGATAACTTTGATAATACAGCCAAGGAACCGGTTGTTCTGCCTTCCCGTTATCCCAATCTGCTCGTCAACGGTGTAAGCGGAATATCTTCCGGTTTCGCAACCGAGATTCCGCCTCACAATTTACGTGAAACCATCGATGCCTGTATTGCGGTGATGGAGAAACCATCCATCGAACTGGATGAAATCATGATGTTTATGAAAGGCCCGGATTTTCCGACAGGCGGATTAATTATGGGCGGCGACGGCATTCTGGATGCATATCGGACAGGTAAAGGACGAATCTACATACGTTCCAAAACCGAAATCGAAAACATGCGCGGCGGCAAGCAGCAGATTGTCATTACGGAGATTCCTTATCAGGTAGTGAAATCCCGTCTCGTGACCGCGATGGAGAACATCCGGCTGGAGAAAAAGGTTGAAGGCATAGCCGAAGTTCGTGATGAAAGCGGACGTGAGGGTCTGCGAATCGTTGTAGAGCTGAAAAAGGAAGCCGATGCACAAGGTATTTTGGCTTATCTGCTCAAGAAAACGGATCTTCAGGTCACCTATAACTTCAACATGGTTGCTATCGTAAACAAAGCTCCGCAGCAGCTCGGTCTGAAAGCTATTCTGGAGGCTTATATTGCCCACCAGCGTGAGGTCGTGACATTCCGAACCAAATATGAGCTGGAGAAAGCCGAAGATCGGGCCCACGTCCTTGAAGGACTGGTGAAAGCTCTTAACATTCTGGATGAAGTTATTGCGGCGATCAAAGCTTCGAAGAACCGTCAGGATGCTCAAAACAATCTGATCTGGATGTTCGGCTTTACAGAACGCCAGGCAGATTCGATTCTCACCCTGCAGCTGTACCGGTTGACAAATCTGGAGATTAACGCTCTTCAAAAAGAACTGAATGAGCTTATGAAGAAAATTTCACAACTCCGCTCCATTCTGGAAAGTGATCGCAAGCTGGTTGGCGTTATTCGCAAGGAACTGCTGGAGATCAAAGAGAAATACGGAATTGAGCGGCGCTCCGCGATTCAGGGCGAGGTAGAGGAGCTTAAGGTAAATCTCGAAGTTCTGGTTAACGCGGAAGATGTATTTGTGACATTATCCAAAGAGGGGTATGTGAAACGCTCCAGTATGCAGTCCTTTACACGTTCCGGCGGGGAGCGAAGTGCAAGTGGTGTAAAAGAAGGCGACTATATCTCTCAGGTGCTTGAAGTGAACACACTGGAGAACCTGCTTGTGTTCACGCAAAAAGGACAGTATTTCCTGCTGCCTGTGCATCAGGTGCCGGAGTTTAAGTGGAAAGACCCGGGTACGGCCATCGTTAACGTCATTCCCCTTGCGAAGGACGACCGGATCACCAGCGTGCTGGCCATCAAATCGTTTGAAGAACCTGATCACAGCCTTGTATTTGTGACTCGCAAGGGACAGGTCAAACGAACTGAACTGAAGGAGTATATTACGAAACGCTCCAGTGCTGTGGCAGCATGTAAGGTTGGGAAAGATGATGAAGTTCTGTCCGTGCATTTGAGTACGGGCGATAAAGATATCGTGCTGATAACCAAAGAAGCGATGGCTATACGTTTCCGCGAGGATGAGGTCAACCCGATGGGACGTGTCTCCGGTGGTGTTCGCGGTATTCAGTTGAAAGATACGGATGAAGTTGTCTCTGCTCTATGGGTCGAGGGTGATGAAGGCGAGGTAGCCGTACTAAGTGACATCGGGTACGGTAAACGTTCCCTTCTTCTCGATTACGCGCTGCAGAGCCGTGGTGGTAAAGGAGTGGTTACCTTTGAATTTAAAGAAGGTAAACGTGTCAAACCGAACGGCAGCCGCATTGCGGGGGCATTCTACTGCAGAGAGCAGCGCAAGTTAACGGTAATGACCAAAGAAGGACAGGCGCATGTGATTTCTTCAGAGAGCGTGCCGATTACGGAACGCAAACATATCGGTAAATTACTTGTTCCTGTGGACAAGCAGGACGAGATTACCGAGCTGATCCCGGACTTTAATGAGAATCAGCTGCAAAATTCCGTATAA
- a CDS encoding MarR family winged helix-turn-helix transcriptional regulator, whose amino-acid sequence MYNSDFAKCWSRLTKDYKLHMDQELAPSLTEAQLAVLEVLEDHDKMKPSDLIPFLATTPAAVTMLLDRMEKNGLICRDRDDQDRRIVWVSLSDKGRMETKRGVAIRNEFMNSVLSNISMHNQQLLVYLLGKITAPRTNVHEPVLSSSG is encoded by the coding sequence ATGTATAATTCCGATTTCGCCAAGTGCTGGTCCAGATTAACCAAAGATTATAAACTGCATATGGATCAGGAACTGGCACCTTCATTAACCGAGGCGCAGCTTGCTGTACTGGAGGTGCTGGAGGACCACGACAAGATGAAACCGTCTGATCTGATTCCATTTCTGGCGACAACGCCTGCGGCCGTTACGATGCTGCTTGATCGAATGGAGAAAAACGGCCTCATATGCAGAGATCGCGATGATCAGGATCGGCGGATCGTATGGGTTTCGCTGTCGGACAAGGGGAGAATGGAGACCAAGCGGGGAGTTGCCATCCGCAATGAGTTCATGAATTCGGTTCTGAGCAACATTTCGATGCACAATCAACAGCTGCTCGTTTATTTACTTGGAAAAATAACCGCACCCAGAACAAACGTGCATGAGCCGGTCTTAAGCAGTTCTGGTTAA